The Actinomycetota bacterium genome includes the window TAAATTCGCCCATAGGTAATGATATGACCTTAAATGACCTTATAGATCACGGTTATTCAGCAATAATAGTAGCTGTTGGTGCTCAAAAAAGTATGAAACTTAGAATACCAGGAGAAGAACTGGAGGGTGTATTATCTGGTATAGATTTTCTAAAAGATGTTAATTTAGGCAAAGACATTGATTTGAAAGATAAAAAAGTAGTAGTAATTGGTGGTGGAAATGTGGCTATAGACTCATCCAGGAGTGCTTTAAGATTAGGGGCAAAAGATGTACAAATACTATATAGAAGAACAAAAATGGATATGCCAGCTCACAAAGATGAGATAGAAGGAGCAGAAAAAGAAGGGATAAAGATGAACTTCTTAACGACACCTGTTGAAATTTTAGGGAATAATGGAGAGGTAAGTGGTATAGAATGTATAAATATGAGATTGGGTGAATTTGATAGAAGTGGTAGAAAAAGACCAATGCCTATTGACGGAAGTGAATGTACAATAGATATTGATGTTGTTATTACTGCAATAGGACAGGCATTAGATACATCATTTCTTACAAAAGATACAGAAATAAAAACCTCAAAAAGTAGATTTTTTGAAACTGATTCTAAAACTATGGCAACTAACACTGAAGGTATTTTTATAGCTGGTGATGCTGTAAACGGTCCAGCAACTGTAATAGAAGCAATAGTATCTGGCGAGAAAGCTGCTTTAGGAGTAGATAATTATCTAAGGGAAAGAATGGCAAAGGAGAAACCAAAAGAAACAATAACCATAGAGAGAACCTTTGAATTGGAGGAAGGTGAAATTCCAAGAATTAATATGCCAGTTTTAGAATTAAAAGAGAGATTGAGTAATTTTAATGAGGTTGAATTAAGATTATCAGAGGAAAATGCTATATTTGAAGCAAAAAGATGTTTA containing:
- a CDS encoding FAD-dependent oxidoreductase → KRCPAGVCKALVRSKCENACPANVDVPSYVTLIAAGRYKEALDIHRKRNPFPAICGRVCPAFCEDKCKRGDVDEPIAIRALKRFMSDHEMEHPWNPKTIEEPKEEKVAIIGSGPAGLSAAYRLATWGYKVTIFEALPVVGGMMMVGIPDYRLPKDIINFEVDAIRRLGVEIKLNSPIGNDMTLNDLIDHGYSAIIVAVGAQKSMKLRIPGEELEGVLSGIDFLKDVNLGKDIDLKDKKVVVIGGGNVAIDSSRSALRLGAKDVQILYRRTKMDMPAHKDEIEGAEKEGIKMNFLTTPVEILGNNGEVSGIECINMRLGEFDRSGRKRPMPIDGSECTIDIDVVITAIGQALDTSFLTKDTEIKTSKSRFFETDSKTMATNTEGIFIAGDAVNGPATVIEAIVSGEKAALGVDNYLRERMAKEKPKETITIERTFELEEGEIPRINMPVLELKERLSNFNEVELRLSEENAIFEAKRCLRCDLEEE